A window from Bos indicus isolate NIAB-ARS_2022 breed Sahiwal x Tharparkar chromosome 1, NIAB-ARS_B.indTharparkar_mat_pri_1.0, whole genome shotgun sequence encodes these proteins:
- the LOC109563810 gene encoding keratin-associated protein 13-2-like, whose amino-acid sequence MSYKCCSGNFSSRSLGVHLRYPGSSCGSFFPGNLVYRTDLCFPRICQPTSVVFKPCQTSCYRPTTSRLCSPFQITYSGSLGCGSIRGCSLGYGSRSCYSLGCGSRIFRPLGYGIYGFPSLRCGSRLYHPTYLASRSCQSSCYRPICRSNFCRSTC is encoded by the exons ATGTCCTACAAATGCTGttctggaaacttctcctccCGCTCCCTCGGAGTCCACCTGCGCTACCCAGGCTCCTCCTGTGGCTCCTTCTTCCCCGGCAACCTGGTCTACAGGACTGACCTCTGCTTTCCCAGGATCTGCCAGCCCACCAGTGTGGTGTTCAAGCCCTGTCAGACATCCTGCTACCGCCCAACGACCTCCAGGCTCTGCAGTCCCTTCCAGATAACTTATTCTGGTTCTCTTGGATGTGGGTCTATTAGAGGCTGCTCCCTGGGTTATGGATCTAGAAGCTGCTACTCTCTGGGCTGTGGATCCAGAA TCTTCAGACCGCTGGGTTATGGAATTTATGGCTTCCCTTCCCTGAGGTGTGGATCCAGGTTATACCACCCAACCTACTTGGCTTCTAGGAGCTGCCAGTCTTCTTGCTATAGGCCAATCTGTAGATCAAACTTCTGTAGATCAACTTGTTGA